From the Sebastes fasciatus isolate fSebFas1 chromosome 3, fSebFas1.pri, whole genome shotgun sequence genome, one window contains:
- the ank2a gene encoding uncharacterized protein ank2a isoform X4, translating into MSLFPTSFVPYVITLFGYENFSIEDDESESTETFSLRTNQPLDPAILASPDLLSDMSDVRMSATLTAEQMEHLICEERAGARGLEGKEPLAIVFKDRLEKVGGIQRGGTNDSRQQAKTEKWGSLYETKTVEMKYPPVEEPVFQEICIEGKTSSSSVTEVRDMTGLVSHLSIDMDEYLEHRPVATCSSLEDLVQDRVEQVIVKRDGKRRPPDIKKPIRKKLRDRERSGCSSSEGELERMSSEESLDGDVLLKESALVPTTVMDPPVSPLVVETPIGSIKDRVKALQNKFEEEEVQKNTQELIPQAKSSITTKKNEADMPELPRLPMSPKSPRSQTERLEETMSVKELMNAFQTGQDPSKNKTGLFEHKAVASSCISTLISESGDSDQIQWTEQSPMQEPKSQTQTQRLTSFYQESDFNKPDKTDLEDRQVGLIRDDSEESQLISHSASFGKTVTFADKIQCDNRSVIPQTEVPEKETMSVKDLMKTFQTGHDPSKTKAGLFEHKVESSCISTVISESEDSEEIHMRKLTSFFQESDFNKSDKTDIEDRPVSSIRDDSDESQFISDSTSFGKTVIFADTVQRGDGSVSPQREASELSKETMSVKELLKTFQTGHDPSKTKAGLFEHKVESSCISTLISESEDSEEIHTRKLTRFYPEIDFNKSDKTDVEDRPVSSIRDDSDESQFISDSTSFGKTVIFAGTVQCGDGSVSPQREASESSKETMSVKELLKTFQTGHDPSKTKAGLFEHKVESSCISTVISESEDSEEIHMRKLTSFFQESDFNKSDKTDIEDLPVSSIRDDSDESQFISDSTSFGKTVTFAGTVQCGDGSVSPQREASESSKETVPVKELLKTFKTGHDPSKTKAGLYEHKTVASSCISTLISQSGDSEEIQTTEQGATQEPKSKTQTQNLTSFHQQSDAKKCYTADLEDQAISLSRDDSEESQFISDSASFGKTVTFADTVQCDDGSISSQREAPEKDTMSVKELMKAFQTVYDPSKTKAGLYEHKVESSCISTLISESGDSEEVHTTYQGATQEPKSQIQTQNVTSFHQQSDDKKCYTTDLEDRPVSLIRDDSEESQLISDSAYFGKMVAFADTVQCDDESIRPKREASEVSEKETTSVKELMKTFQAGQDPLKGKAGLGEHKAIASSCISTLISESVGPEEIQTNEHSPTQEPKSQFQVPHLTIFHPQSDVDICGTLDLEAQAVSLKRDNSEELQLISDIAYFGKAVEIDDTIQFDDRRVSPQREEPELSGKSRGRMQLEEPVISTGRSSSEDMQISPDRRPSEDFSADIKAELEESPEYQLFKGTAEDVSNHLEAHEEETLADSDTNPATISSPCIKSYFGKGASLTENQMKDDDLSPESPKHEGMAESSRLDIRTPRSSSGESENYEGLTVTHQMTNEMLTYSTRREETHIIHSQEERLHQASRDYTANDHGSKIFFTQTDTEVEIKEPQLQEVHIERNTSNQASTAVKDMSGMLSLMSGDLDQYLKARPVARQPPGEDIVQERFDQIILKKDNDKGILAFVIDENKVKCANEHMQTDVVGVTELSPSPVTETPFQEVCIERKTGHEPSTTERDMSGMLSLLSSDMDQYLEEKPVATQCHLEEEDLAHESYKQVILTRSNSEDKIDVEADEHMQTDVLGVNELSPSPVLETPLQEVCIERKTQQQQSATEKDMSGMLSLLSSDLDEYLDEKPVAIQCHPEEEDLVHESYKQVILTRSNSEDKIDVEADEHMQTDVVGVNELSPSPVSETPFQEVCIERKTGHEPSTTERDMSGMLSLLSSDLDKYLDEKPVAIRCHPEEEDLVHESYKEVILTSSNSEDKIDVEANEHMQTDVVGDNKLSPSHVLETPFQEVCIERKTQQQQSATERDMSGMLSLLSSDLDEYLEEKPVAIRCHPEEEDLVHESYKEVILTRSHSEDKIDAEANEHMQTDVVGVNELSPSPVLETPFQEVCIERKTQQQQSATEKDMSGMLSLLSSDLDEYLDEKPVAIQCHPEEEDLVHESYKEVILTRSHSEDKIDAEANEHMQTDVVGVNELSPSPVLETPFQEVCIERKTQQQQSATEKDMSGMLSLLSSDLDQYLEEKPVAILCHPEEEDLVHESYKQVILTSSNLEDKIDVEANEHMQTDVVGVNELSPSPVLETPFQEVCIERKTQQESAVERDMTGMLSLLSTDLNQYLKERPAAIQCHPEENLVHESYKEVRLPKETLTISPEHDDEMMSPEDTNLDFVDLNKKGAVESGWQTSFHGDERTKNFSSEEGEAKTSPCAASHFNDSTEWAVGITKSHVTMDDCNNDHKDANVVDAHSTLKTHKSSSDTSQRPANLENLNTLVFGDPAKEPCHQDSLEASPLMEDGSSKKSPDSIEPSPTGESPSPDSLEGSPTQSKYTEFKMAVKTAVYEDYASQLKACYSSDKNIYRDESEHDEQEDNYAIIQMQSEIKEDIHSYSADTVPDGMSSDTKICDSENLHILIRQDSLDADDSEDDAINKQFTPEEEMFKMAAKIKTFEEMEQDAKMKRDKSETGDFRDDEPDLRFGPVIQTLSQDASEENSEKYVTDKHHSDDDKEVESPLTDGSGSVMKPQAMACTKELEYVILGCEGENDVALNAQLEAEEQINLCLAEDRKTPDKTPGGERNPDPFQFQEGKLFEMTRGGAIDMTRRSFDEGEGYAFFHIGEHPVDEVVPETGSANDTIPTPKPRTLIKTSSDKPESEKSLSEADFGSSVEVQLGSPSDLEKLTNVQSEVGNLESLGLGYLDSTIADLQSDTSTVAHSAYSGQSHDSSDSSPDDDDEEEDEEDPCSVIEMSFSAAQAGIPAYHQDSCRPLEITMKDTQKSELDRGKRKAEKRSTLDRRTRSEADSDTSKASNKDNRSYSDSSQPTDKSNFSPSKLPVMTQQKPPTPTISSSSLQRKEIQLSKTTETSVRSSLDADDISSASQKSPDSVIFTYDIPASHSSDSEGNPLPEVQSSSGREDVFVYRPAWDDTVETQMQRIVDEPTPECTPVDWQDDADRKEETLAIVADLLGFSWTELARELEFSEDDIQYVRAENPNSLQEQSHALLQRWVEREGKHATEDCLIKRLTKINRMDIVHLIETQMNKSVQEQTSRTYAEIEKTLDHSEVSVALSSVQEDAESPRVVRRVESDRRPPPAVSEEDLSVASLLDIPSWAEPAGHTHSESMHGDLLEDLEIPHELNPNLWTSEDVITQEPTSYDNLDEQADEMPDLPTESVTEERYKDENGHTVVKKVTRKVIRKCVSVDGVEREEVSSEGAPQGSISMAEGDGYSKVVKRTVLKSEGDHTEVTFAECEGLSASTQKTAEGCKVSRVERTTVVEGERTMTQQGDPSLASDLPSAQDDFKQALGYISGFSRTELPHVVERETFKEDGTVVRRAHMRKGRTHRRTVVKGAGQRKQVLLEQVDNPRKGSKPRDLQQHLHQLFHRSYEEEKKDNDEDEEEKEE; encoded by the exons ATGTCTCTCTTCCCCACTTCATTTGTCCCTTATGTTATTACCCTTTTTGGTTATGAAAATTTTTCAATTGAAGATGATGAGTCTGAATCAACTGAGACATTCTCCCTGAGAACTAACCAACCTCTTGACCCTGCAATCCTTGCAAGCCCGGACCTTCTCTCAGACATGTCGGACGTCAGAATGTCTGCTACTTTGACTGCAGAGCAAATGGAGCACTTAATATGtgaagagagagctggagctagAGGGTTGGAGGGAAAAGAGCCTTTGGCTATTGTGTTCAAAGACAGGCTGGAAAAGGTTGGAGGGATTCAAAGAGGTGGCACTAACGATAGTAGACAACAAGCTAAAACAGAGAAATGGGGTTCACTCTATGAGACTAAGACTGTTGAAATGAAGTATCCCCCTGTCGAAGAACCAGTCTTTCAGGAGATTTGCATTGAGGGGAAGACTTCAAGTAGTTCTGTCACAGAGGTCAGAGACATGACAGGCTTGGTCTCGCACCTCAGCATCGACATGGACGAATACCTGGAACACAGACCTGTTGCGACATGTAGTTCTCTAGAAGACCTTGTCCAAGACAGAGTTGAACAGGTTATTGTAAAGCGTGACGGCAAACGGCGTCCCCCAGATATCAAGAAACCTATTAGGAAGAAACTTAGAGACAGAGAGCGTTCTGGATGTAGCAGCTCTGAGGGTGAGCTGGAAAGGATGAGCTCTGAGGAGTCTTTAGATGGCGATGTTCTTCTTAAGGAGAGTGCCCTTGTACCCACCACAGTTATGGATCCTCCAGTTTCTCCTTTAGTGGTTGAGACACCTATAGGATCAATAAAGGACAGAGTTAAAGCTTTACAGAACAAatttgaagaggaggaggtgcaaAAGAATACTCAGGAGCTAATTCCTCAggcaaaatcttctatcaccaCAAAGAAGAATGAGGCAGATATGCCAGAACTTCCCAGACTTCCCATGTCCCCTAAATCCCCCAGATCTCAGACGGAGAGATTAGAGGAGACTATGTCTGTTAAGGAACTGATGAATGCATTTCAGACTGGACAGGACCcttcaaaaaataaaactggCCTTTTTGAGCACAAAGCAGTGGCTTCTTCTTGTATCTCAACATTGATATCTGAGTCAGGAGATTCTGATCAGATACAATGGACAGAACAAAGTCCTATGCAAGAGCCGAAATCACAAACCCAAACTCAGAGGCTCACAAGTTTCTATCAAGAGAGTGATTTCAACAAACCTGACAAAACAGATTTGGAGGATCGACAAGTAGGCTTAATCAGAGATGACTCTGAGGAATCACAGTTGATTTCACATAGTGCTTCTTTTGGAAAGACAGTAACATTTGCTGATAAAATTCAATGTGACAATAGAAGCGTTATCCCACAGACAGAGGTACCAGAGAAGGAGACTATGTCTGTGAAGGACCTGATGAAAACATTCCAGACTGGGCATGATCCCTCAAAAACTAAAGCTGGGCTTTTTGAACACAAAGTTGAATCCTCTTGCATTTCAACAGTGATATCTGAATCGGAAGATTCTGAAGAGATACACATGAGgaagctcacaagtttctttCAAGAGAGTGATTTCAACAAATCTGACAAAacagacatagaggatcgaccaGTAAGCTCAATCAGAGATGACTCTGATGAATCACAGTTCATTTCAGATAGTACTTCTTTTGGAAAGACAGTAATATTTGCTGATACAGTTCAACGTGGCGATGGAAGCGTTAGCCCACAGAGAGAGGCATCAGAGTTGTCAAAGGAGACTATGTCTGTGAAGGAGCTGCTGAAAACATTCCAGACTGGGCATGATCCATCAAAAACTAAAGCTGGGCTTTTTGAACACAAGGTTGAATCTTCTTGCATTTCAACATTGATATCTGAATCGGAAGATTCTGAAGAGATACACACGAGGAAGCTCACAAGATTCTATCCAGAGATTGATTTCAACAAATCTGACAAAACAGACGTAGAGGATCGACCAGTAAGCTCAATCAGAGATGACTCTGATGAATCACAGTTCATTTCAGATAGTACTTCTTTTGGAAAGACAGTAATATTTGCTGGTACAGTTCAATGTGGCGATGGAAGCGTTAGCCCACAGAGAGAGGCATCAGAGTCGTCAAAGGAGACTATGTCTGTGAAGGAGCTGCTGAAAACATTCCAGACTGGGCATGATCCCTCAAAAACTAAAGCTGGGCTTTTTGAACACAAAGTTGAATCCTCTTGCATTTCAACAGTGATATCTGAATCGGAAGATTCTGAAGAGATACACATGAGgaagctcacaagtttctttCAAGAGAGTGATTTCAACAAATCGGACAAAACAGACATAGAGGATCTACCAGTAAGCTCAATCAGAGATGACTCTGATGAATCACAGTTCATTTCAGATAGTACTTCTTTTGGAAAGACAGTAACATTTGCTGGTACAGTTCAATGTGGCGATGGAAGCGTTAGCCCACAGAGAGAGGCATCAGAGTCGTCAAAGGAGACTGTGCCTGTGAAGGAGCTGCTGAAAACATTCAAGACTGGGCATGATCCATCAAAAACTAAAGCTGGGCTTTATGAACACAAAACCGTTGCTTCTTCTTGTATTTCAACATTGATATCTCAATCAGGAGATTCTGAAGAGATACAGACGACTGAACAAGGGGCTACACAGGAGCCAAAATCAAAAACCCAAACTCAGAATCTCACAAGTTTCCACCAACAGAGTGATGCCAAGAAATGTTACACAGCAGACTTGGAGGATCAAGCAATAAGCTTAAGCAGAGATGACTCTGAGGAATCACAGTTTATTTCAGATAGTGCTTCTTTTGGAAAGACAGTAACATTTGCTGATACAGTTCAATGTGACGATGGAAGCATTAGCTCACAGAGAGAGGCACCAGAGAAAGACACTATGTCTGTGAAGGAGCTGATGAAAGCATTCCAGACTGTGTATGATCCCTCAAAAACTAAAGCTGGGCTTTATGAACACAAAGTTGAGTCTTCTTGCATTTCAACATTGATATCTGAATCAGGAGATTCTGAAGAGGTACACACAACCTACCAAGGTGCTACACAGGAGCCAAAGTCACAAATCCAAACTCAGAATGTCACGAGTTTCCACCAACAGAGTGATGACAAGAAATGTTACACAACAGACTTGGAGGATCGACCAGTAAGCTTAATCAGAGATGACTCTGAGGAATCACAGTTAATTTCAGATAGTGCTTATTTTGGAAAGATGGTAGCATTTGCTGATACAGTTCAATGTGACGATGAAAGCATTAGGCCAAAAAGGGAGGCATCAGAGGTGTCAGAGAAAGAGACTACATCTGTTAAGGAGCTGATGAAAACATTCCAGGCAGGGCAGGACCCTTTGAAAGGTAAAGCCGGGCTGGGTGAACACAAAGCCATTGCATCGTCTTGTATTTCAACACTGATATCTGAATCGGTAGGTCCTGAAGAGATACAGACAAATGAACACAGTCCCACACAGGAGCCAAAATCCCAATTCCAAGTACCTCATCTCACAATTTTCCATCCCCAAAGTGATGTTGACATATGTGGAACATTGGATTTAGAGGCTCAAGCAGTAAGTTTAAAGAGAGATAACTCTGAGGAATTACAGCTAATTTCAGATATTGCTTACTTTGGAAAGGCAGTAGAAATTGATGATACTATTCAGTTTGATGATAGAAGGGTGAGCCCTCAGAGAGAAGAGCCAGAGCTGTCAGGAAAGAGCCGGGGCAGGATGCAGTTAGAAGAACCCGTCATAAGCACTGGTAGGAGTTCTTCTGAAGACATGCAGATCAGTCCTGATCGAAGACCTTCTGAGGATTTTAGTGCTGATATAAAGGCAGAGCTTGAAGAAAGTCCTGAGTACCAGCTATTCAAGGGGACAGCTGAAGATGTAAGCAATCATCTGGAGGCACATGAGGAGGAAACACTGGCTGATTCTGATACAAATCCAGCAACCATCTCCAGTCCCtgtataaaaagttattttgggAAAGGTGCTTCTCTTACTGAGAATCAAATGAAAGATGATGATCTAAGTCCTGAGAGTCCCAAGCATGAAGGTATGGCTGAATCCTCACGCCTTGATATTAGGACCCCTCGTTCCAGTTCAGGGGAGAGCGAGAATTATGAAGGACTCACAGTGACACATCAAATGACCAATGAAATGCTGACATACTCTACTAGGAGAGAAGAAACACACATCATACATTCACAAGAGGAGAGACTTCACCAAGCCAGCAGAGACTACACAGCAAATGATCATGGAAGCAAAATATTCTTTACACAAACTGACACAGAGGTCGAAATCAAGGAGCCACAACTTCAAGAAGTCCACATTGAGAGGAACACATCTAACCAGGCATCCACCGCAGTAAAAGATATGTCAGGGATGTTGTCCTTAATGAGCGGTGACTTGGATCAGTATCTAAAAGCTCGGCCTGTGGCACGTCAGCCACCAGGAGAGGATATTGTTCAGGAGAGATTTGatcaaataattttaaaaaaggacAACGATAAAGGAATTCTTGCATTTGTCATTgatgaaaataaagtaaaatgtgCAAATGAACACATGCAGACAGATGTAGTTGGAGTCACAGAATTGTCACCAAGTCCTGTAACGGAGACACCATTCCAAGAAGTTTGCATCGAGAGAAAGACAGGTCATGAACCATCTACAACTGAGAGGGATATGTCAGGCATGTTGTCACTGCTCAGTAGTGACATGGATCAGTATCTCGAGGAAAAGCCAGTGGCAACACAATGCCACCTAGAAGAAGAGGATCTAGCCCATGAGAGCTACAAACAAGTTATACTGACAAGAAGTAATTCGGAGGATAAGATAGATGTAGAGGCCGATGAACACATGCAGACCGATGTTCTTGGAGTCAACGAATTGTCACCAAGTCCTGTATTGGAGACACCACTCCAAGAAGTTTGCATCgagagaaagacacaacaacaacagtctgCAACTGAGAAGGATATGTCAGGCATGTTGTCACTTCTCAGTAGTGACTTGGATGAATATCTTGACGAAAAGCCAGTGGCAATACAATGCCATCCAGAAGAAGAGGATCTAGTCCACGAGAGCTACAAACAAGTTATACTGACAAGAAGTAATTCGGAGGATAAGATAGATGTAGAGGCCGATGAACACATGCAGACAGATGTAGTTGGAGTCAACGAATTGTCACCAAGTCCTGTATCGGAGACACCATTCCAAGAAGTTTGCATCGAGAGAAAGACAGGCCATGAACCATCTACAACTGAGAGGGATATGTCAGGCATGTTGTCACTGCTCAGTAGTGACTTGGATAAATATCTTGACGAAAAGCCAGTGGCAATACGATGCCATCCAGAAGAAGAGGATCTAGTCCATGAGAGCTACAAAGAAGTTATACTGACAAGTAGTAATTCGGAGGATAAGATAGATGTAGAGGCAAATGAACACATGCAGACCGATGTAGTGGGAGACAACAAATTGTCACCAAGTCATGTATTGGAGACACCATTCCAAGAAGTTTGCATCgagagaaagacacaacaacaacagtctgCAACTGAGAGGGATATGTCAGGTATGTTGTCCCTTCTCAGTAGTGACTTGGATGAATATCTTGAGGAAAAGCCAGTGGCAATACGATGCCATCCAGAAGAAGAGGATCTAGTCCACGAGAGCTACAAAGAAGTTATACTGACAAGAAGTCATTCGGAGGATAAGATAGATGCAGAGGCAAATGAACACATGCAGACCGATGTAGTTGGAGTCAACGAATTGTCACCAAGTCCTGTGTTGGAGACACCATTCCAAGAAGTTTGCATCgagagaaagacacaacaacaacagtctgCAACTGAGAAGGATATGTCAGGCATGTTGTCACTTCTCAGTAGTGACTTGGATGAATATCTTGACGAAAAGCCAGTGGCAATACAATGCCATCCAGAAGAAGAGGATCTAGTCCACGAGAGCTACAAAGAAGTTATACTGACAAGAAGTCATTCGGAGGATAAGATAGATGCAGAGGCAAATGAACACATGCAGACCGATGTAGTTGGAGTCAACGAATTGTCACCAAGTCCTGTGTTGGAGACACCATTCCAAGAAGTTTGCATCgagagaaagacacaacaacaacagtctgCAACTGAGAAGGATATGTCAGGCATGTTGTCACTTCTGAGTAGTGACTTGGATCAATATCTTGAGGAAAAGCCAGTGGCAATACTATGCCATCCAGAAGAAGAGGATCTAGTCCACGAGAGCTACAAACAAGTTATACTGACAAGTAGTAATTTGGAGGATAAGATAGATGTAGAGGCGAATGAACACATGCAGACCGATGTAGTTGGAGTCAACGAATTGTCTCCAAGTCCTGTATTGGAGACACCATTCCAAGAAGTTTGCATCgagagaaagacacaacaagagTCTGCAGTTGAGAGGGATATGACAGGCATGTTGTCACTGCTAAGTACTGACTTAAATCAGTACTTAAAGGAAAGGCCAGCAGCAATACAATGCCACCCAGAAGAGAATCTAGTCCATGAGAGCTACAAAGAAGTAAGACTACCAAAAGAAACTCTTACAATCTCCCCTGAACATGATGATGAGATGATGTCACCAGAAGATACAAATTTAGACTTTGTGGACCTCAACAAAAAGGGAGCTGTGGAGAGTGGATGGCAAACATCTTTCCATGGAGATGAAAGAACTAAGAATTTTTCATCTGAGGAGGGTGAGGCTAAAACCTCACCATGTGCAGCGTCACATTTTAATGACTCTACCGAATGGGCGGTAGGCATtacaaagtcacatgtgacgATGGATGACTGTAACAATGATCATAAAGATGCCAATGTAGTTGATGCTCATTCAAccctcaaaacacacaaaagtaGTTCTGACACATCACAACGACCAGCCAATTTGGAGAACCtaaacactttggtttttgGTGACCCAGCTAAAGAGCCATGTCATCAAGACTCTCTAGAGGCAAGTCCTCTCATGGAGGATGGATCTTCAAAAAAATCCCCTGATTCAATTGAGCCAAGCCCTACCGGAGAATCCCCTAGTCCAGACTCTCTTGAGGGAAGTCCCACTCAATCAAAGTACACAGAGTTTAAGATGGCAGTCAAGACAGCTGTGTACGAGGATTATGCCTCCCAGCTAAAAGCATGTTATTCTTCTGACAAAAATATTTACAGGGATGAAAGTGAGCATGATGAGCAAGAAGACAACTATGCGATCATCCAAATGCAAAGTGAGATAAAGGAGGACATACATTCCTACTCAGCAGACACAGTACCAGATGGCATGTCTTCTGACACCAAAATATGTGACAGTGAGAATCTTCACATACTCATAAGGCAAGACTCTCTTGACGCAGATGATAGCGAGGATGATGCCATCAATAAACAGTTCACCCCAGAAGAGGAGATGTTTAAAATGGCTGCAAAgatcaaaacatttgaggagatgGAACAGGACGCTAAAATGAAGAGAGACAAATCAGAGACAGGTGATTTCAGAGATGATGAGCCAGATCTAAGATTTGGCCCAGTTATACAGACTCTCTCACAAGATGCATCAGAGGAGAATTCAGAAAAATATGTGACAGATAAACACCATTCAGATGATGACAAAGAAGTTGAGTCACCACTGACAGATGGTTCAGGTTCTGTTATGAAACCTCAGGCTATGGCGTGCACTAAAGAACTAGAATATGTTATTTTAGGGTGTGAGGGTGAGAATGATGTAGCCCTGAATGCACAGCTTGAGGCTGAGGAACAGATAAATCTTTGTCTCGCAGAGGACAGAAAAACACCTGATAAAACACCAGGTGGGGAGAGAAACCCTGATCCATTTCAGTTTCAAGAGGGGAAACTTTTTGAAATGACCAGAGGGGGAGCTATTGATATGACAAGAAGAAGTTTTGATGAAGGGGAAGGATATGCATTTTTCCATATAGGGGAACATCCCGTTGATGAAGTTGTACCAGAGACTGGGAGTGCCAATGACACAATTCCTACTCCCAAACCAAGAACTCTCATCAAAACCTCAAGTGACAAGCCAGAGAGTGAGAAGTCACTTTCTGAAGCTGATTTTGGCAGCTCCGTAGAGGTTCAGCTTGGTTCCCCCAGTGATTTGGAGAAACTGACCAATGTTCAAAGTGAGGTTGGAAACCTTGAAAGCCTTGGTCTAGGTTATCTAGACTCTACCATAGCTGACCTTCAATCAGACACATCCACTGTTGCCCATTCAGCGTACTCAGGGCAGAGCCATGATTCTTCAGACTCCTcccctgatgatgatgatgaggaggaagatgaagaagacCCATGCTCAGTTATAGAGATGTCCTTTTCAGCTGCACAGGCTGGAATCCCAGCATATCATCAGGATTCATGCCGACCTTTGGAAATAACCATGAAAGACACACAGAAATCTGAGCTTGATCGGGgtaaaagaaaagcagaaaaaagaTCAACTTTGGATCGTAGAACTAGATCTGAGGCCGATAGTGACACAAGTAAAGCCTCTAATAAAGACAACAGGAGTTACTCTGACAGTAGTCAACCCACTGATAAATCCAACTTTTCTCCCTCCAAACTTCCTGTCATGACGCAACAGAAACCTCCAACTCCgaccatctcctcctcctctctccaaaGGAAAGAAATCCAACTCTCTAAGACAACAGAAACATCTGTTAGGTCGTCTTTGGATGCGGATGATATCAGCAGTGCTAGTCAAAAGAGTCCAGACTCTGTTATCTTCACATATGACATTCCAGCCTCACACAGTTCTGATTCTGAAGGCAACCCGTTGCCAGAAGTGCAATCATCTTCTGGGAGAGAGGATGTATTTGTATACAGGCCTGCCTGGGATGACACGGTGGAAACTCAGATGCAGAGAATCGTCGATGAGCCAACTCCAGAGTGTACGCCAG TGGATTGGCAGGATGATGCTGACAGGAAAGAGGAGACATTAGCTATTGTTGCAGATCTTCTTGGCTTCAGCTGGACTG AACTGGCAAGAGAACTGGAATTCAGTGAGGATGATATCCAATATGTGAGAGCCGAGAATCCTAATTCCCTCCAAGAGCAGAGCCATGCTTTGTTGCAGCGCTGGGTTGAGCGGGAAGGCAAACATGCCACAG aggATTGTCTGATTAAGAGACTAACCAAGATCAACCGCATGGACATCGTCCATCTTATTGAAACCCAGATGAACAAGTCGGTTCAAGAGCAAACGTCTAGAACTTATGCAGAGATAGAGAAGACACTGGATCACAGTGAAG tgtcAGTAGCCCTATCTTCAGTGCAAGAGGATGCAGAGAGCCCCAGAGTAGTGAGAAGGGTGGAGTCAGACCGCAGACCACCCCCAGCTGTTTCTGAAGAGGACCTTTCAGTTGCTTCCCTACTGGATATTCCTTCCTGGGCAGAGCCTGCTGGACACACCCACTCAGAGAGCATGCATGGTGACCTGTTGGAGGACCTCGAGATCCCACA TGAATTGAACCCTAACCTGTGGACCTCTGAGGATGTAATTACACAAGAACCTACAAGTTACGACAACTTGGATGAGCAA GCTGATGAAATGCCTGACCTCCCCACCGAGTCAGTGACGGAAGAAAGGTACAAGGATGAAAACGGACACACTGTTGTCAAAAAG GTTACGCGTAAAGTTATTCGCAAGTGTGTTTCCGTGGACGGTGTGGAGCGTGAAGAGGTGTCATCAGAAGGAGCTCCCCAGGGGTCCATCAGTATGGCAGAGGGAGATGGATACTCTAAGGTGGTGAAACGGACTGTGCTGAAGAGTGAGGGAGACCACACAGAG GTAACTTTTGCTGAATGTGAGGGTCTCTCAGCATCAACTCAGAAGACAGCTGAAGGTTGTAAGGTCAGTCGCGTAGAAAGGACAACAGTGGTGGAGGGTGAAAGAACCATGACACAGCAGGGTGATCCGTCTTTGGCCTCTGATCTCCCCTCGGCCCAAGACGACTTCAAACAG GCACTAGGTTATATAAGTGGTTTTAGCAGAACAGAGCTCCCTCATGTGGTAGAAAGAGAGACTTTCAAAGAAGATGGAACTGTGGTCAGGAG GGCCCACATGCGTAAAGGTCGCACCCACAGACGAACAGTGGTGAAGGGAGCTGGGCAGCGCAAACAGGTCCTTCTAGAGCAAGTGGACAACCCCAGAAAAGGGTCAAAACCACGTGACCTCCAGCAGCATCTCCACCAGCTCTTTCACCGCTCCTacgaagaagaaaagaaggacAACGATGAGGacgaagaggagaaggaagagtaG